The genomic stretch CGGCGCGCTCAAGCGCAGCGGCCAGACCATGCGCGACGTGCAGCTCGACAAACTCGTCGGCCTGCCCGACATCACCGTCGCCTACGTGCGCAAGCTGCATGCGCTGTCGTGCCTGATCGAACAGGCCGACGACCGCGACGAATGGATGGCGGCGCTCGATCGCGACGTCCCCCGCCTGCAGGCGGTGGCGGTGCCGAACGACGTGAAACGCTTGGACCAGTGGGCCGCGCGTACCGGCCAGAGCGCGACGCAGTTACAGCGCTGGAATCCGGCGTACGCGGACGGTCGCATCGGTATCGCGTCAGGAGGTTCGACCGCGCGCTTGCTGGCGGTAGCCGACGATGCGCAGGTGCGTATCGCCGATGGTTCCTCGAAGCAGGAAGACACGCAGATCCCTGCCGATGTCGCGAGCTCCGTCTCGACGTCCGAAACCTCGCCGGTCGCATCGCAATCGAACGCCCCCGCATCCGCCGCACGCCGCCACACCGTGGCGAAGGGCGAAAGCGCGTGGACCATCGCGCAGCGTTACCGCATCACCGTTGGCGAGCTGATGCGCCGCAACGGACTGGCGCTGAAAGCCGTGCTCAAGCCCGGGCAATCGTTGCTGATCGATGCGCTCGACGGCTCGTCCGCCGCGCTGCCGGCTGCGGCCGGCTCGCCCTGACGACGGGCCGTTACATACGCCGGCGCATCGCGGCACCACGCGGCGCCTGCGGCTAAACTGCGTCATTGCGCGGCCGCACGACGGTCGTCCCCACCGTATCGGCATCACAGAAGGAATCGGCTCATGGGTTTTCTGCAAGGCAAGCGTGCACTGATCACCGGCATCGCCAGCGAGCGCTCGATCGCCAGCGGCATCGCCGAGGCCATGCACCGCGAGGGCGCGGAACTGGCGTTCACCTACCAGAACGAGAAGCTGAAATCGCGCGTGCAGTCGGCGGCGTCGGAGTACGGCAGCGACATCGTGATCCCGCTGGACGTGAGCGACGATGCGCAGATCG from Lysobacter auxotrophicus encodes the following:
- a CDS encoding lytic transglycosylase domain-containing protein; the encoded protein is MTGAKRWRRRLGLCCLAALTALPVFAQEGPGAPQPPVAVEAAQEEAKAPADARTRNGLEIYRSFREGLAEPECDADATSARWRQHFAHVPRRLAAEDDDVLPLFGYVVDALRESDVPTEFALIPFVESGYRPGARSAAGPAGLWQMIAITARNHGVPIRKGYDGRLSPVDSTQAAVRYLKTLHGMFGGDWRLAVMAYNAGEYRVLGALKRSGQTMRDVQLDKLVGLPDITVAYVRKLHALSCLIEQADDRDEWMAALDRDVPRLQAVAVPNDVKRLDQWAARTGQSATQLQRWNPAYADGRIGIASGGSTARLLAVADDAQVRIADGSSKQEDTQIPADVASSVSTSETSPVASQSNAPASAARRHTVAKGESAWTIAQRYRITVGELMRRNGLALKAVLKPGQSLLIDALDGSSAALPAAAGSP